A single Cannabis sativa cultivar Pink pepper isolate KNU-18-1 chromosome 7, ASM2916894v1, whole genome shotgun sequence DNA region contains:
- the LOC133029325 gene encoding uncharacterized protein LOC133029325 gives MIQTKFFPKWLLPRNPSKPTSSFSSKSHYNQPIISPSSPSPIVNPILLQPRVVVYDGVCHLCHQGVKWVIKLDKHRKIKFCCLQSETAQPYLSLCGLNRDDVLRRFLFVEGPGVFHQGSNAALRVVSYLPFPYSALSGFRVFPTTIRDSMYDYVAKRRYEWFGKENDCLVLGEKEMLKRFIDRDEILGQF, from the coding sequence ATGATCCAAACCAAATTCTTCCCCAAATGGCTTCTTCCAAGAAACCCATCAAAACCCACTTcttcattttcttcaaaatcCCATTACAACCAACCCATTATTtctccttcttctccttctccgATCGTCAACCCAATTCTCCTTCAACCTCGTGTGGTGGTTTACGACGGAGTCTGCCACCTCTGCCATCAAGGAGTGAAATGGGTAATCAAATTAGACAAACAcagaaaaatcaagttttgttGCCTTCAATCTGAGACAGCCCAGCCCTATTTGAGCCTATGTGGACTCAATCGAGACGATGTTCTTCGTCGATTTCTCTTCGTGGAAGGTCCTGGTGTGTTTCATCAAGGCTCTAATGCTGCTCTTAGAGTGGTTTCTTACTTGCCTTTTCCTTACTCTGCTTTGAGTGGTTTTAGGGTTTTTCCGACTACAATTAGGGATTCTATGTATGATTATGTTGCGAAACGAAGGTATGAATGGTTTGGGAAGGAGAATGATTGTTTGGTTTTGGGAGAGAAGGAAATGCTCAAACGATTTATTGATAGAGATGAAATTTTGGGTCAGTTCTAA
- the LOC115697965 gene encoding amino acid transporter AVT1E: protein MMKHNELDDLAASGNDDYQVSDYDDDYYEGDEEEEEDDKDYQDLEAYNDTIVFCDDDDIDYTDNNVVSITAWPQSYRQSMDFYTSVSPPIPMGFLCGVRTSKMSPRYAANHPHDDLLLNKPLLLDSTTPVVGSSNQKKDYQEGKVQDGSTIITPTSSYSNLRHVASTVDLPPSKQQSSSTAQALLNGINVLCGIGLLTTPYALREGGWLSLILLVGFSIIACYTGILLQRCLESNPGLKTFPDIGQAAFGRAGRLAIAIVLYFELYGSCVEFITMISDNMTSVLSNNISMSLEGIFDLSSHQIFAISATLVILPTVWLKNLSLLSYFSIGGVVSSILVALCLLWTGVVNNVGFHGRGPILNMASLSSTIGIYGYAFSGHSVFPNIYTSMKKPSRFPFVLIGSFIFCSFLYIGVAVCAFLMFGDSTQSQFTLNMPKQFVASKIAIWTMVVNPITKYALTLTPVTLSLEELLPEALREYYIVSIFIRTILVLSTLVVALTVPFFAIVMQLLGSICSMLVSFIIPCACYISLFRGKLTKFQIAGSVFIMIVGMICSCLGTHSAITGLIQQRVT from the exons ATGATGAAGCACAACGAGCTTGATGATCTGGCTGCCTCCGGTAATGATGATTATCAGGTTTCCGATTATGATGATGATTATTATGAGGGGGacgaggaggaggaggaggacgATAAAGACTATCAAGATTTAGAAGCCTATAATGACACCATTGTTTTTTGTGACGATGATGATATTGATTACACTGATAACAATGTCGTCTCCATTACGGCCTGGCCTCAAAGCTATag GCAGTCAATGGATTTTTATACAAGTGTGAGTCCACCTATTCCAATGGGGTTTTTGTGTGGAGTGAGAACAAGCAAAATGTCACCAAGATATGCTGCTAATCATCCACATGATGATTTATTGCTGAATAAACCTTTACTCCTTGATTCTACTACTCCAGTTGTTGGTTCATCAAACCAAAAAAAAGATTATCAAGAAGGAAAAGTACAAGATGGTAGCACCATTATTACTCCAACTTCTTCCTACTCAAACTTAAGACATGTTGCTTCTACGGTCGACTTGCCACCATCTAAGCAACAATCTTCAAGCACTGCTCAAGCATTACTCAATG GGATTAATGTCCTTTGTGGCATAGGACTGCTTACAACCCCATATGCCTTAAGAGAAGGAGGGTGGCTAAGTCTGATATTGCTTGTAGGGTTTTCTATTATAGCTTGTTATACTGGCATATTACTACAACGTTGCTTGGAGAGCAATCCTGGTCTCAAAACTTTCCCAGATATTGGCCAAGCTGCATTTGGCCGCGCTGGTCGTCTAGCCATAGCT ATTGTTTTGTACTTCGAGTTATAT GGTAGTTGTGTGGAGTTTATAACCATGATCAGTGACAATATGACATCGGTGCTCTCAAACAACATCTCTATGAGTTTGGAAGGAATATTTGATCTCAGCTCTCATCAAATCTTCGCTATTTCAGCAACTCTAGTCATTCTTCCAACTGTTTGGCTTAAAAATCTTAGTCTGCTCTCATACTTCTCGA TTGGAGGagtagtttcatcaatattggTGGCACTTTGCTTGTTGTGGACTGGTGTGGTGAACAATGTTGGGTTTCATGGGCGTGGACCAATCTTAAATATGGCAAGTTTGTCCTCCACAATTGGCATATATGGTTATGCTTTCTCTGGCCATTCGGTTTTTCCAAATATCTATACTTCAATGAAAAAACCCTCAAGATTTCCATTTGTTTTAATCGGCAG CTTTATTTTCTGTAGTTTTCTCTATATTGGAGTTGCGGTTTGTGCTTTTCTAATGTTTGGAGACTCAACTCAATCTCAGTTTACTTTAAACATGCCCAAACAATTTGTTGCTTCTAAAATTGCAATTTGGACAATG GTGGTGAATCCAATAACCAAGTATGCTTTGACACTCACACCTGTGACATTGAGTTTAGAAGAGCTTTTGCCAGAAGCATTAAGAGAATACTACATTGTCTCCATTTTTATTAGAACAATTTTAGTTTTGTCAACTTTGGTTGTAGCCTTGACTGTTCCATTCTTTG CTATTGTAATGCAATTACTTGGTTCTATATGCTCAATGCTAGTG TCTTTTATAATTCCATGTGCCTGTTATATCAGCCTATTTAGAGGAAAACTAACAAAGTTTCAG ATTGCAGGTTCTGTTTTCATCATGATAGTGGGAATGATTTGTTCTTGTCTGGGTACACACTCAGCTATAACAGGACTCATTCAACAGCGAGTTACTTAA
- the LOC133039636 gene encoding secreted RxLR effector protein 161-like, translating to MDKSHPLSSPMVVRSLDVEKDPFRPREEHEELLGPEVPYLSAIGALMYLANCTRPDIAFSVNLLARFSSAPTYRHWKGIKHILRYLQGTIDKGLLYSNNCGSQLIGYADAGYLSDPHKARSQTGYLFTCGDTAISWRSTKQTLVATSSNHAEILAIHEV from the exons ATGGATAAATCACACCCATTGAGTAGCCCAATGGTAGTTAGGTCACTTGATGTAGAAAAAGATCCTTTTCGACCTAGAGAAGAACATGAAGAACTCCTTGGTCCAGAAGTACCATATCTTAGTGCAATAGGAGCATTGATGTATCTTGCTAATTGTACAAGACCTGATATAGCTTTCTCTGTCAATTTATTAGCAAGATTTAGTTCTGCTCCAACATATAGACATTGGAAAGGGATTAAGCACATACTCCGCTATCTCCAGGGTACTATTGATAAAGGATTATTATATTCTAATAATTGTGGGTCACAACTTATTGGCTACGCAGATGcaggatatttatctgatccacaTAAAGCCAGATCTCAAACTGGCTATTTGTTCACTTGCGGTGACACTGCTATATCCTGGCGATCAACAAAGCAAACTCTGGTGGCTACTTCCTCAAATCATGCTGAGATACTTGCAATTCACGAG GTATGA
- the LOC133039637 gene encoding uncharacterized protein LOC133039637, giving the protein MKNHESRPTGSAPFPEVNATIADNHNHSRSRDHNRSNRRGRDHNQSRGRGRDRGRSNVWHRNGQNKNSYTPMKSITTENKGKGPQNNNHRNSENLCSRCGIKGHWARACRTAKHLADLYQASVKGKEKIEANFAYQDDGFLKEPLDITHLDVADFFNEDLINNNMNIDNGDGNVHN; this is encoded by the coding sequence atgaaaaatcatgAATCTCGCCCAACTGGGTCTGCTCCATTCCCTGAAGTGAATGCTACAATTGCTGACAATCATAATCATAGTCGTAGTCGTGATCATAATCGAAGTAATAGACGTGGTCGTGACCATAATCAAAGTCGTGGTCGTGGTCGCGATCGCGGTCGAAGCAATGTTTGGCATCGTAatggtcaaaataaaaattcatatactcCAATGAAAAGCATAACTACTGAGAACAAGGGAAAAggtcctcaaaataataatcatagaaATTCTGAAAATTTATGTTCCAGATGTGGAATAAAAGGACACTGGGCACGTGCTTGTCGTACGGCAAAACACCTTGCTGATCTTTATCAAGCATCTGTGAAAGGAAAGgagaaaatagaagcaaattttGCCTATCAAGATGATGGTTTTCTCAAAGAGCCTTTGGATATTACGCACTTAGATGTTGCAGATTTCTTTAATGAAGATCTCATTAATAACAACATGAATATCGATAATGGAGATGGGAATGTCCACAATTAG